The region ctggtcgtggggctcgtttggagattctggaagtgccatcttcctcttcgtcgccatcgccttcatcctcggcaccttctgttgtgcatgaggagcacatggcgcccctgcatggcctcggtttccgtgctcatgcacggccgatcgacgtcctggcccggtcgcctctggcttctgggctgccttcgccatcgtcgcgccctgcaaccccgccgactgggccggcctcctcggtccccgtctcgcccagggcgtcggggcagtcatcaccaggcctggcctcgcctgcccctgcctcgcccagggtgtctgggcccttctcatcagggccggcctcgcctgctctcgcctcgccaaggccgtctgggccggtgtcaccggagctggcctcgcccactctcggttcgcccatggcctctgagcccctgtcgtcgggccagtcttcgccatgcagcccggagtcgtctgtcccgagctcgcctgaggtgattcctgcatctccggcgaccgtcacgtctccgtcaccttcacctccgccggctcctgctgctgctctacgtccacatacgcgcagtcggagtggcatttttcagcctaagcaacgtcacgatggcacagttgcttggttagcaggcgtgcatgtctgctgctctcgcagatccatcctctgagccacgcatgtatcaagctgctatgcgcattcctcattggagagaggccatggagcaggagtatcaagcgcttcttcgcaatcagacatggactcttgttcctccacaatcacgggtaaatgtcattgattccaaatgggttttcaaagtgaagaggcattctgatgggtccattgagcgctataaggctcgtctggttgctcgtggttttcgacagcgttttggacttgactatgaagacaccttcagtccagtggtcaagcctactaccatcagacttcttctctctctggctgttactcgaggttggtttcttcgtcagcttgatgttcaaaatgcttttcttcatggtgtcttggcggaggaggtttacatgcgccagcctccgggtttctctgatccggatcgccctgatcatctctgtcgtctgtccaaggcaatttatggtctgaagcaggctcctcgtgcttggcatgctcgtcttgcaatggctcttcgtgctcatggttttgcatcatcaactgctgactcctcattgtttcttcttcaaagacctgaggttactatgtacctgttggtctatgtagatgatatcattttggtcagctcctctcagtcggctgctactgcgcttgttcgctcacttggtgctgattttgcggtcaaggaccttgggaagcttcattactttcttggtgtggaggttacttctcgtgctgctggtcttgttatgacgcagaagaaatactctctggatttgttgcagcgagctgggatgcttaagtgcaaaccgacgactacacccatgtctaccactgataagctcaatgctgttgatggtgtgcttctttcttcttctgatgcgacagagtacaggagtattgttggtgggctccagtacttgacgatcacgcgaccagacatttcctatgctgttaaccgagtctgccagtatctgcagtcaccccgtgacactcattgatctgctgttaagcggattttgcgctatattcgtttcacggtggctcatggtttgcatattcggccgtctgactctggttgtctttcagcatattctgatgcagactgggctggcaatccggatgacaggcgatccacggggggttatgctgtcttctttggctctaacctaattgcctggagtgctcgaaaacaggctactgtctcgcgtagcagtactgaggctgagtataaggctgtggccaatgccacatcagagatcatctgggtacagtccttgcttcaggagttaagtataccccaatcacagtctcctgttctttggtgtgataacatcggtgctacatacctttctgcaaatccggtattccatgcccgaacgaaacacattgaagttgactatcactttgtgcgtgaacgtgtctctcagaagcaactacagatcaagtttatttcttccaaggatcaacttgctgacatcttcaccaagccattgcctttgccacagtttgagacttgcaggcgcaatcttacccttctagattcattagaaagtggctaagattgagggagggtgttagactgtatttacatgtgtatattgtaacgttgtataccacctcattatatatatatatgtgataggccatccctagagggttgtgccggttccctccaaagcctattgtcttacacatATGTTGCTGTCAGGAGCCAACCCTGTGCGACTCCCTTGCATCCTGTCTATATCATGTAGCACtacatttccttttttccttcttcgTTCGTCAAAGCACCGGCAACAGTATAGTTCGTACAATTTTAGGGCTCCTCTTGTGCTATGCAATAGCGTATAATCTGTACAACAACGGTGATCGACACCGTGACGAGCGATCCCAGTAGGCCACAGCTCGAAACATCTCAACCCTACACAATCCATCTGCGTGTCTACAGACACAGACACTTGGCACACACATGGCTCACTCAAACTAATAGGAGAAAGCAATCACCTCCCTTCCTCGATGGTGCTGATGGTCACGTCGTTGGTGCTGCAGGATCCGGTGAAGTGCGTGGACCGTGTCCGCGTCCCAGACCCGCCCACGCCGTCCTCCTCATCGTCGCTGGTGACCCGGAGGTGGAAATGCGGCGGCCGCCTCGGGTCCGGCAGCGGCACCCCGTCGTTCCCCAGCATCGCCGTCACGTCGGTCATTGTCGGCCGGTCCATGGCGTTGTCCTGCACGCAAAGCAGCGCCACCTTGACGCACCGCATGATGTCCGCCACCTCGCTGCAGTGGCCCAGCGTCGGGTCGACCAGCTCGAACGCTCTCCCATCCCTCCACAGCTGCCATGCCTGTCGTCCAAAAATCATACGGCGCATTAGTTAATGGGGTTCTGCAGACAGTTGCTGTCAGTGGCTTACATTGCTGATGTGAACACTAGGAGCGACATTTTTGACCGTATGCTAACGGATAAGCCGCTCGTTTTGTATTTAGTCTTGGAACAAGAAAGCTAGGGTTCAACCGTTTATGAAATGTCTAAGTTCGTCCGAAGCGTGTGGTATGTTCTTGTTAACTCATGCAACTAAAAAATTGAGCAGAAGCTTACgtagccgaggaggttgacgaattCTCCGTAGTGCTGGCCGTGGCCGCTGCTGTTCCTCTTGCCGCTCACTATCTCGAGCAGCAACACGCCGAAGCTGAAGACGTCAGACTTGACCGAGAAGAGGCCCTCGGAAGCATACTCAGGTGCCATGTAACCGCTGCGGCACAGCACAAAACGTGGATCATTAGTATAATCCAATCAGCACGCCATTGCATTCGATATTCATCAGGGTTTGCCTGTTAAAAAATGGGTTTAATTAGTTTTTTTTCTCTTACTAGGTGCCGACCACCCTGTTGGTGTTGGCCTCCGTCATGTTGGAGCCGAAGATCCTGGCCATGCCGAAGTCGGAGATCTTGGGGTTGAGATCCTTGTCCAGCAATATGTTGCTGGCCTTCATGTCCCGGTGAATGATGCGCACCCGGGAGTGCTTGTGCAGGTACAGGAGCCCCTGCGCGATCCCTTCCATTATGTGCCGCCGTTTCTGCCAGTCCAGCAAGGGACCTCGCTCTTGGTCTGCATTGCAAAAGGTTACCATATCATATCAGCTTTTTCCCTACTGGTAGCATTCACGGGAAGAACTGGAGATGGTCTCAAGAAAAGCTTCTGCACGTAGTAATTTATGTGTATATATACCGAAGATAAAGAAGTCTAGGCTTCGGTTGGGCAGGTACTCGTACACCAGCATCTTCTCCTCCTCCTGCACGCAGCAGCCCACGAGCTTGACGAGGTTCGTGTGCTGCAGCTTGGCGATGAGCTGGATCTCGTTCTTGAACTCCACAAGCCCCTGCCCGGACTGCGCCGCCAGCCTCTTCACCGCCACCTCCGCCCCGTCGGAAAACTTCCCCTGAAAAGAAACACAACGACAACGGTAACAAAAAGATTAGCGTTCGATCCATTGGTCAATCGCATTACATGGTAAAGAGTTGGCGTATCCGCTTGCCTTGTAAACCGGACCGAAGCCGCCTTGTCCGAGCTTGTTCTCTTCGGAGAAACTGTCCGTGGCAGCGGCGAGCTCAGGGAAGTCGTACAAGGTGAACTCTGAGCTGCTCTCTTCGATCTTCCACAGCTTCAGCGCCTCCTCTGTCTTCGAGTTGTTCCTCTTATGACCTTGTTCTAATTTCGTGTTTCCTGAATTGATTATATTTGCATCTAATGGGTTAAATGGTGTGGGGAAAAAGGCTCGAAATTTTTCTTGCAGTGTGTTGTCTTGGCCTTACCAGCTCCTTTTCTTAGTCTTCTGATGAGTAGAAGGCAGCCAACCAACATAGAACAGAACACCGTAACGGACACGCATACAACGATTATTAGGGTCCGCCTGTGCTTGCTTCCTGAGCGATACAAAGCAAAATATATATGAAACAATAGTAGTATAACTACAAAACCAAAAATAGTTAAACAAATTAAGTACAGCTAGCTCTTCATGTTTTTATGGCTCttgaaataaataaaacaaaaaggaTGTACACTGTACACTCTCCCTTACCATTGCTTTCTGTTGGTGAAGATGAGTCACCGTGTGTGCCGATCCTGACGTCGGCCATGCCGTCGTAGAACTGGTAGCCTTCATAGCGAATATTGCACCGGACGCCGACGATGCGGCCGCCCTCGCGGCCATCGTACCACTGGCGGGTCTGCTCCTGGAGGCCCAGGAAGCAGTGCCAGCACTGCCCCGGGGAGAGGTCCGGCGTGCACTGCGCCAGGCCGTACACCGTGGGCAGCTGCGGGTTGATGTACATGATGGCGCTGGCAAACCGGCGCACCGAGGAGTTGTACGCGCCGTACATGGACATCTCCCCGAACAGCGTGCCAACCAGGGACAGGAAGAAGCTCCGGGACGTGGCGTTGCGGCTGTCCCACGCGGCGTACGTCGACCCGTTCACGTCCATGCCGTTGATCACCGGGTTGTTGTCGTCCGGCCGCGCCAGGAAGTCCTCGCCGGAGTAGCGGAGGGTGCAGAGGTCGTTGTAGAACGTGGCGTCCCTCTCGCCGGCGCAGAGCCCCCGTAGCTGCCTGAACGCGTTGTCCAGGCAGCCGGAGCACGTCCTGGCGTCCGTGATGTCGCCGCGGCAGAGCGCGAGGGCGAAGACCTTGTCAGGGGAGGCGCCGATGGCCGCCGAGGCGTAGAGGGACggagaggcggaggcggaggcggggagCTCGGCGGTGAGGCGCGCGAGGTTGGCCCCGAAGGCGTCGCGCGCCGTGTAGTTGCCGGTGGTGCCATTGCACGAGTACTCGgagtaggcggcggcggcggcagcgttgGCGCGCGGCttcaggaagaggaggaggaggaggaggcagggcaGGACGCCAACCATGCCGGCCTCTTTCATTGTTCTGGTGAAAAAGGAGAAGGCTGGCACTTCCCCGTAGCTTGTTGCTCTCGTTTTAAAATTTAAACGGGTTGGCAAAGTCAAAGGCTACAACAAGATGGTGGTTGTTGGTTGCTGTCATTTGTTCTCTCCGATTTTTCTGTGAGGGTTCCTTCGGTCCAATTGGCCGGGTTGACAGTCGACAGGAAGATCGCAACAAAGGAAACTTCTCTTGATAGTGCGGCAGAAAGAAAGCAAAACTCGTCAGGTAGCAAGAATTTGATTACGTAGATAACAATTGACGAGCATTCGTTTTTACCCTGCACGTGTAAATACCAACGACCCCGCTGTGACCTGGAGCAACCATGCTGAGCTGAGTTTGAAACACAATTCTTTGTAGTAGTATCTCGGTCTGCGTCTCAGCGTGTGAAACGATCGTGCCGCCGGTTGATGTTCACCAGATATACACACTCCAAAGGTTACTGTCCGATGACGGCTTGGATGGACGCATCACACTAATTATATCTACCAGAATGCTTTTCGCAGACGACTTTGAGGCTATTACTGCAGGCTTGCCTGTTTTCAAAACCGTACTTGCTTCTAGTTTCTACCTAGTTCAGACAAAATCAATGAACTACACCCGAAAAGTGTTGTAGTGCTATCTGCCATGTCCTAGCCTTTTGAACCATCAATGCATTTCTCATAAGCCACTTGTCAGTTGCCCGTCCCACCAAAACAGCCACATGTCTATATCCTATCCTGAAGGGTTATTTTTTCCGAAGCAGAGGCATAAGATTCGCCTCATCACTTAATTAAGAGGGAATAGAGTTTGTTTGTTTTATAACCGACACACATGACCATCTTCCAGCTGATGGTGTTGGATCCTCCTGTGTGGCTCTTAAAAAAGGTGAACAAATTACGCCGTGGTTTTCTCTGCGCGCATGACTAAGAGGCGAGGCTGGCAAATGCCCGGTGAATTGGTCCACTGTATGCCGCCCACGGGAATTCGGTGTCCTCGGCATTCTAGACTTACAGAAGCAAGGGAGAGCGATGCGATGCCACTGGCAATGGCTCTGTTGGACAGACCGCTCCAAGCCATGGCATGACTTCCCCTGCTTGCGGACAACTCTGTCGATGAGCTCTTCCGAGCATCAACAAAAATCTCCATTGGGGATGGCAAGTCCACCTCCTTCTGGGACTCGCGCCGGCAGAGGGACTGCGTCCCTCGACAGATGGCCAGAGCTATTGCGGCACTGCACCAAGCGTCAGCTCTCTTTGCGAGAAGCAATAATAGGCAATCAATGGATGCGCCTTGTCAAGCCGAATCCATCTACTCTGGTGCTCAGACAGCTCTGTTGCCTATCAGAGATGGCGGCGGGTATCAGTTTCAATGACGCAGCAGAGGACACGGTGACTTGGTGCTGGACGGCGGATGGCAACTACACCGCCAAGTCGGCGTGCCTATGCCAATTCGAAGGAGCTGTGCGGTCGGGCGATAAAGCACTCATATGGTCCACCAGGGCGGC is a window of Triticum dicoccoides isolate Atlit2015 ecotype Zavitan chromosome 2B, WEW_v2.0, whole genome shotgun sequence DNA encoding:
- the LOC119363429 gene encoding putative cysteine-rich receptor-like protein kinase 20 codes for the protein MVGVLPCLLLLLLFLKPRANAAAAAAYSEYSCNGTTGNYTARDAFGANLARLTAELPASASASPSLYASAAIGASPDKVFALALCRGDITDARTCSGCLDNAFRQLRGLCAGERDATFYNDLCTLRYSGEDFLARPDDNNPVINGMDVNGSTYAAWDSRNATSRSFFLSLVGTLFGEMSMYGAYNSSVRRFASAIMYINPQLPTVYGLAQCTPDLSPGQCWHCFLGLQEQTRQWYDGREGGRIVGVRCNIRYEGYQFYDGMADVRIGTHGDSSSPTESNGSKHRRTLIIVVCVSVTVFCSMLVGCLLLIRRLRKGAGNTKLEQGHKRNNSKTEEALKLWKIEESSSEFTLYDFPELAAATDSFSEENKLGQGGFGPVYKGKFSDGAEVAVKRLAAQSGQGLVEFKNEIQLIAKLQHTNLVKLVGCCVQEEEKMLVYEYLPNRSLDFFIFDQERGPLLDWQKRRHIMEGIAQGLLYLHKHSRVRIIHRDMKASNILLDKDLNPKISDFGMARIFGSNMTEANTNRVVGTYGYMAPEYASEGLFSVKSDVFSFGVLLLEIVSGKRNSSGHGQHYGEFVNLLGYAWQLWRDGRAFELVDPTLGHCSEVADIMRCVKVALLCVQDNAMDRPTMTDVTAMLGNDGVPLPDPRRPPHFHLRVTSDDEEDGVGGSGTRTRSTHFTGSCSTNDVTISTIEEGR